In Trifolium pratense cultivar HEN17-A07 linkage group LG7, ARS_RC_1.1, whole genome shotgun sequence, a genomic segment contains:
- the LOC123898088 gene encoding probable UDP-arabinose 4-epimerase 3 encodes MLNFSRPRNQPRAARSMSLGGMDYVDPKRKGNFIGKVFLLVALTALCILVIKRSPSFTTPSPFSVHEPGVTHVLVTGGAGYIGSHATLRLLKESYRVTIVDNLSRGNLGAVRVLQSLFPEPGRLQFIYADLGDAKSVDKIFSENKFDAVMHFAAVAYVGESTLYPLKYYHNITSNTLVVLESMAKYNVKTFIYSSTCATYGEPEKMPITEVTEQKPINPYGKAKKMAEDIILDFSKNSKMAVMILRYFNVIGSDPEGRLGEAPRPELREHGRISGACFDAARGITQGLKVTGTDYNTPDGTCIRDYIDVTDLVDAHVKALEKARPGKVGIYNVGTGKGRSVKEFVSACKKATGVDIKVDFLPRRPGDYAEVYSDPTKIRQELNWTAQYTDLERSIQVAWKWQKSRPNGYGSS; translated from the exons ATGCTAAACTTTTCTAGGCCGAGAAATCAGCCAAGGGCAGCCAGATCTATGTCATTAGGCG GTATGGACTATGTGGATCCAAAAAGGAAGGGAAATTTTATCGGGAAGGTTTTTCTTCTTGTAGCATTAACGGCATTATGTATTTTGGTGATCAAGAGATCTCCGTCTTTCACTACTCCTAGTCCG TTTTCTGTCCATGAGCCTGGTGTCACTCATGTTTTAGTGACGGGAGGTGCTGGCTATATCGGTTCACATGCTACCTTACGTCTTCTGAAGGAATCTTATAGAGTTACCATAGTG GATAATCTGTCGCGTGGAAATTTGGGTGCCGTTAGGGTTCTTCAAAGCTTATTTCCAGAACCTGGAAGGCTTCAATTTATATATGCTGATTTGGGGGATGCAAAATCC gttgataaaatattttcagAGAATAAGTTTGATGCTGTGATGCACTTTGCAGCTGTTGCATATGTCGGAGAAAGTACACTTTACCCTCTTAA GTATTATCATAATATTACATCAAATACCTTGGTGGTATTGGAGTCTATGGCTAAATATAATGTGAAGACATTTATATATTCAAGTACATGCGCAACATACGGGGAACCTGAAAAGATGCCAATTACAGAAGTAACTGAACAG AAACCAATCAATCCATATGGAAAAGCTAAGAAGATGGCAGAAGATATCATCCttgatttttctaaaaattccAAGATGGCTGTAATGATTCTAAG atatttcaATGTGATTGGATCAGACCCTGAAGGGAGATTAGGCGAGGCGCCAAGACCTGAACTTCGGGAACATGGTCGAATTTCAGGTGCCTGCTTCGATGCAGCTCGCGGTATTACACAAGGCTTAAAG GTTACAGGAACAGATTACAACACACCTGACGGAACATGCATTCGAGATTATATCGATGTAACCGACCTTGTTGATGCTCATGTCAAAGCTCTCGAAAAGGCAAGACCTGGTAAAGTTGGGATCTACAACGTTGGTACAGGAAAAGGTAGGTCAGTTAAGGAGTTTGTGAGCGCTTGTAAAAAGGCTACAGGGGTTGACATCAAAGTAGACTTCCTTCCGCGCCGGCCCGGCGACTACGCCGAGGTTTACAGCGACCCAACTAAGATCAGGCAGGAACTGAACTGGACTGCACAATACACTGACCTTGAAAGGAGCATACAAGTTGCATGGAAATGGCAGAAATCTCGCCCTAACGGTTACGGAAGTTCTTAG